The Campylobacter sp. CN_NE2 genome contains a region encoding:
- a CDS encoding glycosyltransferase family 4 protein, protein MAKFGFLSHSDMSIYFFRVPIMRELKKRGHEVYAIAPKGKYTPNLEKEFISVNYDLDKASLNPFKVSQNTANLTKVLKELNLDFLQTSAHKSNVFGTIAAKNAGIRTVINLIEGLGSFYVDNDLKSRAVRFVMEKLYKKSFALANGCIFVNHSDPRYMVDKNLITIDKVFCIKSVGVDSKLFDEEKYLDAKMSHKKVVLMIGRALWHKGIREFYEAADILSNRDDVQFVFAGDTFEGNKSSASKEFLKNPNVLWLGWCEDVFSLYKSAYMIVLPSYKEGFPRTILEAMSMSRPCVVSNADGCVEAVEDGHTGLICQMKSSVDLARKIKILLDDENLARKMGYYGRKAVLEKYDEPIITQKYLDIYRQFLYV, encoded by the coding sequence ATGGCTAAATTTGGTTTCCTTTCGCACTCTGATATGAGTATTTATTTTTTCAGGGTGCCGATTATGCGTGAGCTTAAAAAACGCGGACACGAAGTTTATGCTATTGCCCCAAAGGGAAAATATACACCAAATTTAGAAAAAGAATTTATTAGCGTTAATTATGATTTAGATAAAGCAAGTCTTAATCCTTTTAAAGTATCGCAAAATACAGCAAATTTGACAAAAGTTTTAAAAGAGCTAAATTTAGATTTTTTGCAAACTTCGGCCCATAAATCAAATGTTTTTGGCACAATTGCGGCTAAAAACGCAGGAATTCGGACGGTTATAAATCTTATTGAAGGTTTAGGAAGCTTTTACGTCGATAATGATTTAAAAAGCAGAGCTGTAAGATTTGTTATGGAAAAACTTTATAAAAAATCTTTTGCTCTTGCTAACGGCTGCATTTTTGTAAATCACTCCGATCCGCGCTATATGGTTGATAAAAATTTGATTACAATCGATAAGGTTTTTTGCATAAAAAGTGTAGGTGTGGATAGTAAGCTATTTGATGAAGAAAAATACCTTGACGCAAAAATGAGCCATAAAAAAGTGGTTTTGATGATAGGCAGGGCGCTTTGGCATAAAGGAATTCGCGAATTTTACGAAGCGGCGGATATTTTATCAAATCGCGATGATGTGCAGTTTGTATTTGCGGGAGATACTTTTGAAGGAAACAAAAGTTCGGCTAGTAAAGAATTCTTAAAAAATCCGAATGTCCTTTGGCTTGGCTGGTGCGAAGATGTTTTTTCGCTTTATAAAAGTGCGTATATGATTGTTTTGCCAAGCTATAAAGAGGGTTTTCCAAGAACCATACTTGAAGCTATGTCTATGAGTCGCCCTTGTGTGGTAAGCAATGCAGATGGTTGTGTAGAAGCTGTCGAAGATGGACACACGGGATTAATTTGCCAAATGAAAAGCTCGGTTGATTTAGCTAGAAAGATTAAAATTTTGCTAGATGATGAAAATTTAGCACGAAAAATGGGATATTACGGTAGAAAGGCAGTTTTAGAAAAATACGACGAGCCGATAATCACACAAAAATATTTGGACATTTATAGGCAGTTTTTATATGTATAG
- a CDS encoding STT3 domain-containing protein: MIILAFIFSVGLRIYWVYWASDYPQFFWNDQLMINTNDGYAFAEGARDYLAGFHQPNDLSYIDFPLAKLTAWLKMILPFSFESIILYLPTILSSLIVVPILLISAEFKCLRAGFIGALIACVAHSYYNRTMSGYYDTDMLNIVFAMFVLWGLIRICTKGDKISLILTPIFISLYLWWYPSSFTLNSAFLGIFIVYTLIFQRKRVVNYEAMILLILSITWISIFLKFGLIFALFFFFIYKKELVNWHILGIIGILVLALFIIKGGLNPIWFNLRFYILRDVADNAHNASAIFHYFNVNQTIQESGIVPPKIFMERISSHTIVFVIALFGYALLCFKHKEFLLSLPLLALGFLANKAGLRFTIYAVGVMGLSFGYILYFGIKNLNMPKFLQRILLFGATLAALYPAWTHIKEYKSDTVFFRSEVEILDKLKNIAGREDYVLAWWDYGYPIRYYSDTKTLIDGGKHLGDDNFPVSFSLFKDQVSAANMARLAVEYTERKFEEKFGGDIMQKAIKDYGVSDINDFLLSLRLKDFTPPKASRYVYFYLPDRMNNIFPVIMQFSNLDLKTGKKFVDPLYYSGGFYGKDEYGINIGAGVILRNDLLVAKIGGKEYSINTFYETSYDANGKLIVKEIAIDSSAGLFVIFMKDYGRFILLDNSALNSAYVQLFILEKYDRELFEPVILNPAAKIYKLKR; the protein is encoded by the coding sequence ATGATTATTTTGGCGTTCATTTTTAGTGTTGGGCTTCGAATTTACTGGGTTTATTGGGCGAGTGATTATCCGCAGTTTTTTTGGAACGATCAGCTTATGATAAACACAAACGACGGATATGCCTTTGCCGAAGGGGCTAGGGATTATTTAGCAGGATTTCATCAGCCAAATGATTTAAGTTATATTGATTTTCCCCTAGCTAAGCTAACTGCGTGGCTAAAAATGATTTTGCCGTTTAGTTTTGAAAGTATTATTTTATATCTGCCTACGATTTTATCATCTTTGATTGTAGTGCCTATTTTGCTGATTTCAGCTGAATTTAAATGCCTTAGAGCAGGATTTATCGGTGCTTTGATTGCTTGTGTCGCTCATAGCTACTATAACCGCACGATGAGTGGGTATTATGATACCGATATGCTAAATATCGTTTTTGCGATGTTTGTGTTATGGGGGCTTATTCGAATTTGCACCAAAGGCGATAAAATTTCGCTTATATTAACGCCCATTTTTATTAGTCTTTATCTTTGGTGGTATCCGTCAAGCTTTACGCTAAATTCGGCATTTTTAGGGATTTTTATAGTTTATACATTGATTTTTCAGCGAAAAAGAGTTGTAAATTATGAAGCAATGATTTTGCTAATTTTATCGATTACTTGGATTTCTATTTTCCTTAAATTTGGACTTATTTTTGCACTATTTTTCTTTTTTATTTATAAAAAAGAGCTTGTAAATTGGCATATTTTAGGCATTATCGGCATTTTGGTTTTGGCACTTTTTATTATAAAAGGCGGATTAAATCCGATTTGGTTTAATCTTAGATTTTATATCTTGCGAGATGTCGCCGACAACGCGCACAATGCAAGTGCGATTTTTCACTATTTTAATGTCAATCAAACGATTCAAGAATCTGGCATCGTTCCACCAAAAATCTTTATGGAGCGCATTAGTTCGCACACTATCGTTTTTGTAATCGCGCTTTTTGGGTATGCGCTTTTATGTTTTAAGCACAAGGAATTTTTGCTTTCATTGCCACTTTTGGCACTTGGATTTTTGGCAAATAAAGCAGGCCTAAGATTTACCATTTACGCTGTTGGCGTTATGGGGCTAAGTTTTGGTTATATTTTGTATTTTGGTATCAAAAATTTAAATATGCCAAAATTTTTGCAAAGAATTTTGCTTTTTGGTGCGACACTAGCGGCGTTGTATCCTGCTTGGACGCATATTAAAGAGTATAAATCCGATACGGTGTTTTTTAGGAGCGAAGTTGAAATTTTGGATAAATTAAAAAATATCGCAGGTCGCGAAGATTATGTTTTAGCGTGGTGGGACTATGGCTATCCGATTAGATATTATAGTGATACCAAAACGCTAATCGACGGCGGAAAGCACCTAGGCGATGATAACTTTCCTGTTAGTTTTTCACTTTTTAAAGATCAAGTTAGCGCAGCAAATATGGCGCGTCTTGCCGTGGAATATACTGAGCGCAAATTTGAAGAGAAATTCGGTGGCGATATAATGCAAAAAGCGATTAAAGATTATGGTGTTAGCGATATTAACGACTTTTTGCTCTCTTTGAGACTAAAAGATTTTACTCCGCCAAAAGCTAGTAGATATGTCTATTTTTATCTGCCTGATCGCATGAATAACATCTTTCCTGTTATTATGCAGTTTTCGAATTTGGACTTAAAAACTGGCAAAAAATTTGTTGATCCGCTATATTATAGTGGTGGATTTTACGGCAAAGATGAATACGGCATAAATATCGGTGCGGGGGTGATTTTACGCAATGATTTGCTTGTTGCTAAAATCGGTGGCAAAGAGTATAGCATAAATACATTTTATGAAACAAGTTACGACGCAAACGGAAAACTAATCGTCAAAGAAATCGCAATAGATAGTAGTGCTGGGCTTTTTGTGATTTTTATGAAAGATTATGGCAGATTTATCTTGCTTGATAATAGTGCCTTAAATTCGGCGTATGTTCAGCTTTTTATACTTGAAAAGTATGATAGAGAGCTTTTTGAACCTGTGATTTTAAATCCGGCAGCAAAAATTTATAAATTAAAAAGGTAA
- the pglC gene encoding undecaprenyl phosphate N,N'-diacetylbacillosamine 1-phosphate transferase yields the protein MYRAFFKRLLDILGALILIILSLPFMIATHILIKKHISKNTIFTQSRPGLNEKIFKIYKFKTMSDERDENGELLSDELRLNEYGKKIRALSLDELPQLFNVLKGDMSFIGPRPLLVEYLPLYNEEQKLRHSVRPGITGLAQVNGRNAISWAKKFEFDSFYAKNLSFLLDLKIAFLTIKKVIKKDGVNKEGMATTEKFNGKN from the coding sequence ATGTATAGAGCGTTTTTCAAACGATTATTGGATATTTTAGGTGCTTTGATTTTAATTATTTTAAGCTTGCCTTTTATGATAGCAACTCATATTTTAATCAAAAAGCACATTAGCAAAAACACCATTTTCACGCAATCTCGCCCGGGGCTGAACGAAAAAATTTTTAAAATTTATAAATTTAAAACTATGAGCGACGAGCGAGACGAAAACGGCGAACTTTTAAGCGACGAACTACGCCTAAATGAATACGGCAAAAAAATTCGTGCTTTAAGTTTGGACGAACTACCACAACTTTTCAATGTCCTAAAAGGCGATATGAGCTTCATCGGACCTAGACCTTTGCTCGTAGAATACCTGCCGCTTTACAACGAAGAGCAAAAACTTCGCCACAGCGTGCGACCGGGCATAACGGGGTTGGCGCAAGTAAATGGGCGAAATGCCATTAGCTGGGCGAAAAAATTTGAATTCGACAGCTTTTACGCTAAAAATTTAAGCTTTTTGCTAGATTTAAAAATCGCATTTTTAACCATAAAAAAAGTTATTAAAAAAGACGGCGTTAATAAAGAAGGCATGGCGACAACGGAGAAATTCAATGGAAAAAACTAA